Proteins from a single region of Carassius gibelio isolate Cgi1373 ecotype wild population from Czech Republic chromosome A5, carGib1.2-hapl.c, whole genome shotgun sequence:
- the LOC128009188 gene encoding TNF receptor-associated factor 2, producing the protein MAAQEPSPPSSLEGNKPGFPKKILANKLEDKHLCNICLKILRRPFQAQCGHRFCFYCFNKAVSSGPQKCSGCIKEDIFEEATSILKQGCAFPDNAAKREVEALEAVCINEECSWTGTIKEYEANHEGKCDFRIFPCPSCKELLRANELERHNERECPERILNCKYCKEPFHFKNIKAHDEICPKYPMICEGCAKKKIPREKYVDHIKLCSKFRTPCRFHVVGCDMTVEKEKIHDHEQACSYEHLNLLLHFIMGIKVNLESLQPQSLELAGHKIHELHQSLRELELKMGQLSGAGAPVQGACAPLPPPPAPTLGTSFTPLPTAVGAALELQLHSEKTKVAELSRHCQELELKVSTFENIVCVLNREMERSATTMEAYNRQHRLDQDKIEILNNKVRQLERTVGLRDLSIVEMEAKMRDMSAATYDGVFVWKISDFSKKRQDAVAGRAPAMFSPAFYTSKYGYKMCLRIYLNGDGTGRGTHLSLFFVVMRGHSDALLKWPFNQKVTLMLLDQNNREHIIDAFRPDISSSSFQRPVSDMNIASGCPLFCPLSKLDTKNSYIRDDTIFIKAIVDLTGL; encoded by the exons ATGGCTGCACAGGAACCCTCGCCACCATCTTCATTAGAAGGCAACAAACCTGGCTTCCCCAAGAAAATACTCGCCAACAAGCTGGAGGACAAGCATCTGTGCAATATATGTCTGAAAATCCTTAGGAGACCGTTTCAGGCGCAGTGCGGACAccgtttctgtttttattgttttaataaagcAGTGAG CTCCGGACCACAGAAATGCAGTGGCTGTATAAAGGAGGACATATTTGAAGAAGCAACATCAATCTTGAAACAGGGCTGT GCTTTTCCCGATAATGCTGCCAAAAGAGAAGTTGAAGCACTTGAAGCTGTTTGCATCAATGAGGAATGCAGCTGGACAGGCACCATCAAAGAATATGAG GCAAACCATGAGGGAAAGTGTGACTTCAGGATCTTTCCCTGCCCATCATGCAAAGAACTTCTAAGAGCCAACGAGCTTGAACGTCACAATGAGAGAGAATGTCCAGAAAGGATTCTTAATTGTAAATACTGCAAGGagccatttcattttaaaaacattaag gCCCATGATGAGATATGCCCAAAATATCCCATGATTTGTGAAGGTTGTGCCAAGAAAAAAATTCCCAGAGAGAAA TATGTGGACCACATTAAACTGTGCTCCAAATTCCGAACACCTTGCCGATTTCACGTTGTTGGCTGTGATATGACG GTGGAAAAGGAGAAGATCCATGACCATGAGCAAGCCTGTTCCTACGAGCACTTAAACCTTCTATTACACTTCATCATGGGCATCAAGGTGAATCTGGAGAGTCTGCAGCCTCAGAGTCTGGAACTGGCCGGCCATAAGATCCACGAGCTGCATCAGTCTCTGCGGGAGCTGGAGCTGAAGATGGGCCAGCTGAGTGGAGCAGGGGCTCCCGTGCAGGGGGCCTGTGCGCCACTGCCACCACCGCCGGCTCCGACGCTGGGTACGTCTTTCACCCCACTCCCTACAGCTGTTGGGGCAGCCTTGGAGCTGCAGCTACACAGTGAGAAGACCAAAGTGGCGGAGCTCAGCCGCCACTGTCAGGAGCTGGAGCTGAAGGTAAGCACCTTTGAGAACATTGTCTGTGTGCTCAATCGTGAGATGGAGCGCTCCGCCACCACCATGGAGGCCTATAACCGTCAGCACCGGCTTGACCAGGACAAGATTGAGATACTCAACAACAAG GTACGGCAGTTGGAGAGGACAGTAGGCCTTAGGGATCTCTCCATCGTGGAGATGGAGGCAAAGATGAGGGACATGTCCGCTGCCACGTACGATGGTGTATTTGTATGGAAGATCTCCGACTTCTCGAAGAAGAGACAAGATGCTGTAGCCGGACGGGCACCTGCTATGTTCTCGCctg CATTTTACACAAGCAAATATGGCTATAAGATGTGTTTGCGCATCTATCTGAATGGGGACGGGACGGGACGTGGTACGCACTTGTCTCTGTTCTTCGTGGTGATGAGGGGACACAGTGATGCCTTGCTTAAGTGGCCTTTCAATCAGAAG GTCACCCTCATGTTGCTGGATCAGAACAACAGGGAGCACATCATCGATGCCTTCCGGCCAGACATTTCCTCTTCCTCCTTCCAGAGGCCTGTGAGTGACATGAACATTGCCAGCGGCTGCCCTCTCTTCTGCCCTCTCTCCAAACTAGACACCAAGAACTCCTACATCCGAGATGACACCATCTTCATCAAGGCCATTGTTGACCTCACAGGCCTTTAA
- the LOC128009204 gene encoding TRAF-type zinc finger domain-containing protein 1: protein MAEDNTQFCSNCKHDIPESNFTTHEIHCRRNIALCEVCQEPFPHAELVQHKEMDHAEEQCKCGLKIEKRFMEVHQRSECIHRLVPCQFCDLEVASFQAKEHEDYCGTRTEPCPICKCNVMLREQHIHPALCGSLTPPQERHSSRAVPQSPGAWFEGHSIHNLIHNNNSTGAAERRGPPRALEDRLHNSTSGTVRGGTRRNAETRNNDFAYLLDQETELGNNNNNLLWSLGQVPDYESSSLDYMLALSLQSEGDLEDPRQEGVWTDVWDRHLGRTPAHSNLTSQLSSNTKTNCTEAPPKINSTVVHSPRSNIMLPCEFCEELFPEEDLILHQTGCSPASAIASFSKQAPSLQYEEIITQGASHVIPPRTPSSPTLPLSVSPLSYSSSSSPAEGDVLIPCEFCGVALEEDVLFHHQDKCDLRPQTAYSIDGLSPLKLHHTTKEAHERQRRVRHQADPDEELLQQMAHGWQKGTSGLDQWPPSAYNCTKITNAEQQVKSRSQSHRAVEANTYLSDSLKPLSTTTSGPPQRGILEGRRSDKNTETPKVPKKHNVEKEE, encoded by the exons ATGGCCGAGGACAACACCCAGTTTTGCAGTAATTG CAAGCATGATATTCCAGAATCCAACTTTACAACACACGAGATCCATTGTCGGCGGAATATTGCTCTTTGTGAGGTGTGCCAGGAGCCTTTTCCTCATGCTGAGCTTGTGCAGCACAAAGAGATGGACCATGCAGAG GAACAGTGCAAATGTGGATTAAAGATAGAGAAAAGATTCATGGAGGTCCACCAG AGGTCGGAGTGCATTCATCGACTGGTCCCGTGTCAGTTCTGTGATTTGGAGGTGGCCTCCTTTCAGGCTAAAGAGCACGAGGATTACTGTGGGACCCGCACCGAGCCCTGCCCCATCTGCAAGTGTAACGTTATGCTGAGAGAACAACACATCCATCCAGCCCTGTGCGGAAGTCTGACACCACCTCAGGAGAGGCACAGCAGTAGGGCAGTGCCCCAGTCTCCTGGAGCATGGTTTGAAGGGCATTCAATCCATAACCTAATACACAATAATAACAGCACGGGGGCAGCAGAACGCAGGGGTCCACCACGAGCCTTGGAGGACAGACTACACAACAGCACCAGTGGAACAGTGAGGGGAGGAACCAGGAGAAACGCAGAAACAAGGAACAATGATTTTGCTTATT TGTTGGATCAGGAAACAGAGCTggggaacaacaacaacaaccttctGTGGTCTCTGGGACAAGTGCCAGACTATGAGTCCTCCAGTCTGGACTACATGCTGGCCCTCAGCCTGCAGAGTGAAGGTGACTTGGAGGACCCCCGTCAGGAGGGCGTGTGGACTGATGTGTGGGACCGTCATCTGGGAAGGACACCAGCCCATAGCAATCTTACTTCCCAGCTCTCCTCCAACACTAAAACCAACTGCACTGAGGCCCCCCCTAAAATCAATTCAACCGTGGTCCACAGCCCCCGCTCAAACATCATGCTACCTTGTGAGTTCTGTGAAGAGCTCTTTCCAGAGGAAGACCTTATCTTACACCAG ACCGGCTGCAGCCCAGCCTCTGCTATTGCTTCCTTCAGTAAACAAGCTCCTTCTCTTCAGTATGAAGAAATCATCACTCAAGGGGCTAGTCATGTCATTCCTCCCCGTACACCTAGTTCACCCACCCTGCCCCTCTCCGTTTCGCCGCTGTCCTACAGTTCCTCCTCCAGCCCAGCTGAGGGCGACGTACTCATTCCTTGTGAGTTTTGTGGCGTTGCCTTGGAAGAGGATGTGCTCTTTCACCATCAG GACAAGTGTGACCTCCGACCCCAGACAGCTTATTCAATCGACGGATTGTCTCCACTGAAACTACACCACACCACCAAAGAGGCCCACGAGAGGCAGAGAAGGGTCAGACATCAAG CTGACCCTGATGAGGAGCTCCTGCAGCAGATGGCTCACGGGTGGCAGAAAGGCACCTCAGGTTTGGACCAGTGGCCGCCCTCAGCCTACAACTGCACAAAGATCACGAATGCTGAGCAGCAGGTGAAGAGCAGGAGCCAAAGTCACAGAGCAGTAGAAGCCAACACATACCTCAGTGACAGCCTCAAGCCCCTTTCTACAACCACTTCAGG ACCTCCACAAAGAGGAATACTGGAGGGCCGAAGGAGTGATAAAAACACAGAGACACCGAAG GTGCCTAAAAaacataatgttgaaaaagagGAGTAG